A region from the Arachis ipaensis cultivar K30076 chromosome B01, Araip1.1, whole genome shotgun sequence genome encodes:
- the LOC107633253 gene encoding arginine biosynthesis bifunctional protein ArgJ, chloroplastic, with protein MYSCIPHQLFLQLHSPSSRNPKIFPSRVPSSPRILRICTVSMSKASSYIPAAPIFLPEGPWKEIPGGVTAAEGFKAAGMYGGLRAKGEKPDLSLVTCDIDAISAGSFTTNVVAAAPVLYCKKMLDISKTARAVITNAGQANAATGEAGYQDMLECVECLAKLLKVTPEEVLVESTGVIGQRIKKGAFLSSLPTLVGSLSSSVEGADAAAVAITTTDLVSKSVAIETLVGGTKVRIGGMSKGSGMIHPNMATMLGVITTDARVTSDVWRKMVQVAVNRSFNQITVDGDTSTNDTIIALASGLSGLGCISSLDSDEATQLQACLDAVMQGLAKSIAWDGEGATCLIEVNVVGADSEAEAAKVARSVAASSLVKAAVYGRDPNWGRIAAAAGYSGVSFHQNKLRVVLGDILLMVGGEPQSFDRVAASNYLKRAGETHGTVRINISIGNGLGHGQAWGCDLSYDYVKINAEYTT; from the exons ATGTATTCGTGCATTCCTCACCAACTTTTTCTTCAGTTGCATTCGCCGAGTTCCCGAAACCCAAAG ATTTTCCCCTCACGTGTTCCTTCTTCTCCGCGGATTTTGAGGATCTGCACTGTTTCAATGAGTAAGGCTTCAAGTTACATACCAGCTGCTCCAATTTTTCTTCCTGAAGGACCTTGGAAGGAG ATTCCAGGAGGAGTTACTGCTGCAGAGGGATTTAAAGCTGCCGGAATGTATGGAGGATTACGTGCCAAAGGAGAAAAGCCCGACCTTTCACTTGTTACGTGCGACATTGATGCTATATCTGCAG GGTCATTTACAACAAATGTGGTTGCTGCTGCACCAGTATTATACTGCAAAAAGATGTTAGATATTTCAAAAACT GCACGGGCTGTAATAACTAATGCAGGCCAAGCAAATGCAGCTACG GGTGAAGCAGGTTATCAGGACATGTTAGAATGTGTGGAATGCCTTGCCAAG CTACTGAAAGTGACGCCAGAAGAAGTATTAGTTGAATCCACTGGTGTAATTGGTCAAAGAATAAAGAAG GGGGCATTTTTAAGCTCACTTCCCACATTAGTGGGTTCACTTTCATCTTCAGTTGAAGG GGCAGATGCTGCAGCAGTGGCAATCACAACAACGGACCTTGTTAGCAAAAGCGTGGCAATTGAGACTCTG GTTGGAGGGACTAAGGTAAGGATTGGGGGAATGTCCAAAGGCTCTGGGATGATCCATCCAAATATGGCTACCATGCTCGGC GTAATAACAACTGATGCCCGGGTAACCAGCGATGTTTGGAGAAAGATGGTGCAGGTTGCTGTGAACCGAAGTTTCAACCAGATAACT GTAGATGGAGATACTAGTACTAATGACACTATTATTGCTTTGGCTAGTGGATTATCTGGGTTGGGCTGTATTTCTTCACTGGACAGTGATGAGGCTACTCAACTTCAGGCATGCCTAGATGCG GTAATGCAAGGTCTTGCCAAATCAATAGCTTGGGATGGAGAGGGGGCAACATGCCTCATTGAG GTCAATGTAGTGGGTGCAGATAGTGAGGCTGAAGCTGCAAAAGTTGCTCGTTCTGTTGCAGCATCTTCACTTGTAAAG GCTGCTGTGTATGGCAGAGACCCTAATTGGGGACGCATTGCTGCCGCAGCTGGTTATTCTGGGGTCTCTTTCCACCAGAATAAACTTAGGGTGGTGTTGGGGGATATTTTGCTGATGGTTGGTGGGGAGCCACAATCATTTGATCG GGTTGCTGCTAGTAATTATCTAAAAAGGGCTGGGGAGACTCACGGTACTGTTAGAATTAACATATCAATTG GCAACGGACTAGGACATGGACAAGCATGGGGATGTGATTTGAGCTATGATTATGTAAAAATTAATGCAGAATACACAACATGA